The Nitrospirota bacterium genome has a window encoding:
- a CDS encoding outer membrane lipoprotein-sorting protein codes for MKRYLIILVVLLMPLNVFALTAEEVVKKSQEAFFYQGKDFKARVMMKLISKSGQERVRELTMLRKNYGASGGEQKYFMYFYQPADVKDMTFMVYKFPAKDDDRWLFVPAINMVRRIAAQDKSSSFVGSDFTYEDVSGRDVEDDNHTITKEEKLDTKDCYVIKSSPKAQDVDYGYKLSWIDKGSFLPLKEEYYDKKGELYRVFSADEIKDVKGISTITKRAMKNLLSGHRTEVTYTKADYNIGIEDNLFSERFLKQPPKKWVE; via the coding sequence ATGAAACGATATTTGATTATATTGGTTGTACTGTTAATGCCGTTAAATGTCTTTGCGCTGACTGCGGAGGAAGTGGTCAAGAAATCGCAGGAGGCATTCTTTTACCAGGGCAAGGACTTTAAGGCAAGGGTCATGATGAAGCTTATCAGCAAAAGCGGACAGGAGAGAGTCAGGGAACTTACAATGCTGAGAAAGAATTACGGCGCGTCAGGCGGAGAGCAGAAGTATTTCATGTACTTCTATCAGCCGGCTGATGTAAAAGACATGACATTCATGGTATACAAATTCCCTGCCAAAGACGATGACAGGTGGCTCTTTGTGCCTGCGATCAACATGGTAAGGAGGATCGCCGCTCAGGACAAAAGCTCAAGCTTTGTCGGCTCTGATTTTACATATGAAGATGTTTCGGGACGGGATGTGGAAGATGATAACCATACTATTACTAAGGAAGAAAAACTTGATACAAAGGACTGCTATGTCATAAAAAGCTCTCCAAAGGCTCAGGATGTTGATTACGGTTACAAACTCTCGTGGATTGATAAGGGCAGTTTTCTGCCGCTGAAAGAAGAGTACTATGATAAAAAAGGCGAACTTTACAGGGTCTTCAGCGCGGATGAAATAAAAGATGTTAAAGGTATTTCGACAATTACAAAGAGAGCGATGAAAAATCTTCTGAGCGGACACAGGACAGAGGTTACCTATACGAAAGCCGATTATAACATCGGCATAGAGGACAACCTCTTCAGCGAACGATTTTTAAAGCAGCCG